The sequence TTTCCCTCTCGACAAGAGCTCATCAACACGATCATGCGCGCCATTGCCGAGTACAACGTCGATGCGAAGCCGTTCGCCTGGACGTACACGGGAGATCCGCTCCGTGTTATGTAACCGTACTTTCAGGACGCTACACTAGTACGTTGTGAAGTGTGGCAAATGAGGCGTGCTTCACCATTGACTTCACGCAGTTCATAAACTCTCTAGTGTGCGGCCCCGGTTGAGATCCCATCGGTCCCTCCTTATGTTCGGCAGGAACCTGTTACCGAACATCGGGTAGCAAGAGGTATGTGTCCGTTCTGTGGTTCGAAGAGCGATTGCGAACACCTGGTGATGCGCTTCCGTGATTCGCAGCAGGTGTCCTGGCTGTACACTCGGAGCGAACTAGGGATAGACAGTTATCGGCCAGACCCAGGGATGAAGCTGACCAGCGCCCATCATGACGGCGCTGCGGCAACACTGCAAGACTGTCCCAGGGGCGATCGTAGCGTGGGAACCTCGCCTCGTCAACCACAGCCTCCAAACCCCTCGTTTTAGGCCCTCTCGGGGGCATAGCTTCTCAAACGGTTCCCACTAGTGACCCTGCTGCCTCTCTAGCCCTAGTAAAATATGGGACGGAAGATTCGCCGAGCCTTAACCTCACCTTCATGGACGCGGGCCCCCAGCGTTCGCATAATAACGGCGTGCCCACTGGCGCGCCAGCGCGCTACAGGAACCGCGGCGCAGAACCGCGAAGGCAACCTCCGTCCGATCGAGTTGCGAGCATGCCAGCCCTCATGCGGCGCCTGGTCGTCTGTCTCCTGGCCGCGGTGTCTTTGGCGGTCCTGGCTCCATTCCCCGCCGCGGGCCGTGGCGGCGTGCTAACGTTCGCCCTGTCCGGTGGCCCCGACACCTTGGACCCTCAGAAGACCTCGGCCACGCTTAGCTTCCAGGTGATGAAGAGCCTCTACGACACGCTCGTCGAACCGGACGACCACGGCGTGCTGGTGCCCGATCTCGCGCAGTCGTGGACGATGTCGCCCGACGGGAAGCAGTGGATCTTCAAGCTCAAGCCAGGCGTCCACTTCCACAACGGCAAGACGCTCGACGCGCAGGACGTCGTGGCGACCTTCACGCGCATCCTCGATCCGGCGACGGCCTCGCCCAAACGGACTGACTACGGCGCGATCGACCGCGTCGAAGCCGTCGACCCGCTCACGGTGCGGTTCGTGCTGAAGCAGACGTTCGCGCCGTTCTTGGCCGCGCTCGGGCAGGGCTGGGGTGCGATCCTTCCGAGGGACGCCATCGCCTCCGGCAACGACTTCAGCAGTCGTCCGATCGGCACCGGACCGTTCCGGATCGCCGAGTGGACGCGCGACAGTTTCCTCCGCCTCGTCCGCTTCGACGGCTACTTCCTGCGCGGGGAACCGGCGCTCGACGGCGTGACCTTCCGGTTTGTGGCCGAGGCCGCGGTGAAGACCGCGGGGCTACTGAGCGGGGAGTTCGACGTGGTGGACGCGGTGGACCCGCTTGAACTGCCGCGGTTGGAGAAGGACGCCCGAGTCTCGCTCGTCCCACGACGCAACGCGACCGTGAATGTGATTGCGATCAACAACGCCCGGAAGCCGTACACGGACATTCGCGTGCGGCAGGCGTTATGGTACGCGATCGACCGCGGGGCGGTGCTCAGGACCGCCTACGGAGCGGGGTCGACCCCGGTCGCCGAGTTCATGGACGTCCTGAGTCCGTTTTACGTGGATCTCGGCGACCCGTACCCGTATAACCCCGCGAAGGCCAAGCAGCTCCTGGCCGAGGCGGGCCTGGCGTCCGGGTTTGCGACCGACCTCGCGCTCCCCCAGCCCTACGCAGCGCACATCAAAGCCGGGGAGCTGGTCCAGGCGATGCTCGCGCAGGTCGGCATCCAGGCGAAGATCCGGGTCGTGGAGTTCGGGTTCTGGTTATCGCGGATCTACGCCGGCCCGCACGACTACGATTTGACGATCATCGGCCACACGGGCAAGCTCGACCCCGACGGCCGGCTGGCCGGCTTCGGAGATCCGGCGACGAACTACGTGCAGTACGGCAACCCGCAGGTCGCCGCGTTGATCGACGCGGGCCGGTTTACGCTGCGGGCCGACCTGCGAAAGCGCACCTACGCCGAGGCGCTGCGCCGCATGACCGACGACGCGATGATGGTCTTCCTCGGCGAGCCCGATGACCACATCATCACGCGCACCGGCGTCCGCAACATCAAGGAGATGTACGCGATCGACACGTACGACCTCAGGACCGCCACGAAGTAGCGCGCGCGATGCGCGCGGCCCGCCTGCTCGCGATCGTCCCGACCGTCGTGGTGACCGCCACGATCGTGTTCGTCCTGCTGCGGGTGATCCCCGGCGATCCCGCCGCCCTCATGCTCGGGCTGGACGCCTCCCCGCAGGAACTCCAGCTGCTCCGCCACCAACTGGGGGAGGACCGCCCGATCTGGGAGCAGTACGCCGTCTGGCTCGGCGGGCTCGCGAGCGGACACCTCGGCGACTCGATGCATTACCACGCGCCGATCGCCCAACTCGTCGCGGAGCGGTTGCCGGTGACGCTGTCGCTCGCCGCCGCGGCGATGGTGGTCACGGTCGCGGTCGCCCTGCCGCTCGGCCTGTTCGCGGCCGCGCGCGCGTGGTCCCCGTTCGACCTCGGGGTGCTGGCCGCGACGCAGGCCGGGCTCGCGGTCCCCAACTTCTGGGTGGGCATTCTGCTGCTCTTGGTGTTCAGTGTCGCGTTCAAGTGGTTTCCGCTGCAGGGCTACGCGCCGCTCAGCGCCGGAGTGGGCGCGTGGGCGTCGCACCTGACGCTCCCGGCCG is a genomic window of bacterium containing:
- a CDS encoding ABC transporter substrate-binding protein, which gives rise to MPALMRRLVVCLLAAVSLAVLAPFPAAGRGGVLTFALSGGPDTLDPQKTSATLSFQVMKSLYDTLVEPDDHGVLVPDLAQSWTMSPDGKQWIFKLKPGVHFHNGKTLDAQDVVATFTRILDPATASPKRTDYGAIDRVEAVDPLTVRFVLKQTFAPFLAALGQGWGAILPRDAIASGNDFSSRPIGTGPFRIAEWTRDSFLRLVRFDGYFLRGEPALDGVTFRFVAEAAVKTAGLLSGEFDVVDAVDPLELPRLEKDARVSLVPRRNATVNVIAINNARKPYTDIRVRQALWYAIDRGAVLRTAYGAGSTPVAEFMDVLSPFYVDLGDPYPYNPAKAKQLLAEAGLASGFATDLALPQPYAAHIKAGELVQAMLAQVGIQAKIRVVEFGFWLSRIYAGPHDYDLTIIGHTGKLDPDGRLAGFGDPATNYVQYGNPQVAALIDAGRFTLRADLRKRTYAEALRRMTDDAMMVFLGEPDDHIITRTGVRNIKEMYAIDTYDLRTATK
- a CDS encoding ABC transporter permease; protein product: MRAARLLAIVPTVVVTATIVFVLLRVIPGDPAALMLGLDASPQELQLLRHQLGEDRPIWEQYAVWLGGLASGHLGDSMHYHAPIAQLVAERLPVTLSLAAAAMVVTVAVALPLGLFAAARAWSPFDLGVLAATQAGLAVPNFWVGILLLLVFSVAFKWFPLQGYAPLSAGVGAWASHLTLPAVTLGAARAAQLMRFVRGSMVEELGRDYVRTARGKGLSERAVLVVHVLRNALIPVLTIAGLQFGFLLGGAIVVEQVFGLPGMGQLVLQGIFSRDLPVVQGAVVVLAVLVSALNVVVDLLYHLIDPRVRAE